A genomic region of Bosea sp. 124 contains the following coding sequences:
- a CDS encoding 4-(cytidine 5'-diphospho)-2-C-methyl-D-erythritol kinase, translating into MSAPLTTRARAKVNLTLRVHGRRTDGYHELESLVAFAGIGDALSLQPGPDLALTIGGPQGAGLPVDDANLILRAARTLAAEVAGLRSGRFHLIKRLPVASGIGGGSADAAAALRLLARLNGLPPDDPRLYRSAAQIGADVPVCLDSRTRIMAGIGERLGPPLTLPPLFALLVNPGVPVETAAVFTALGLQAGQAAPGAGSPALAPSETTAGLIAALAESGNDLEAPAREVAPVVGTVLAALCALPGCRLARMSGSGATCFAIFDDCRASAAAGRALARLQPGWWVKATLLR; encoded by the coding sequence GTGTCCGCACCGCTGACGACCCGCGCCCGCGCCAAGGTCAACCTGACGCTGCGCGTGCACGGCCGCCGCACCGACGGCTATCACGAGCTCGAAAGCCTCGTCGCTTTCGCCGGCATCGGCGATGCGCTTTCGCTGCAGCCCGGCCCCGATCTCGCCCTGACGATCGGCGGCCCGCAGGGCGCAGGCCTGCCGGTCGACGACGCCAACCTGATCCTGCGCGCGGCCCGCACGCTCGCAGCCGAGGTCGCGGGGCTTCGTTCCGGCCGCTTCCATCTCATCAAGCGCCTGCCGGTTGCGTCGGGCATCGGCGGGGGCTCGGCGGATGCTGCCGCCGCCTTGCGCCTGCTGGCGCGGTTGAACGGCTTGCCCCCGGACGATCCGCGCCTTTATCGCTCGGCGGCGCAAATCGGTGCCGACGTCCCCGTCTGCCTCGATTCGCGTACCCGCATCATGGCCGGCATCGGCGAACGCCTCGGGCCGCCCCTGACGCTGCCGCCGCTCTTCGCGCTGCTGGTCAATCCGGGCGTGCCGGTGGAGACGGCGGCCGTCTTCACGGCGCTCGGCTTGCAGGCAGGGCAGGCGGCCCCAGGAGCCGGCTCCCCGGCCTTGGCCCCGTCCGAGACCACCGCTGGCCTGATTGCGGCGCTGGCCGAGAGCGGCAACGACCTCGAAGCCCCGGCCCGCGAGGTCGCGCCGGTTGTCGGCACGGTGCTGGCGGCGCTTTGTGCTCTCCCCGGCTGCCGTCTCGCCCGCATGTCGGGCTCGGGCGCCACCTGCTTCGCGATCTTCGACGATTGCCGGGCAAGCGCCGCAGCGGGCAGGGCGCTGGCGCGTCTTCAGCCGGGCTGGTGGGTGAAGGCGACACTGCTGCGGTGA
- a CDS encoding tetratricopeptide repeat protein: protein MALLLALPVGAAAQGATPRSSEPPETAESLEGNYLAAIVAGAGRDLGAASVYLREAIKGDPQNNDLLERAFVAFLADGAMQDAFRAADKLIQRDPSNGLAQLAVGIRALKQKSYQTARNHLQRGGRGRAADITATLLSAWSYLGSGQSTRAIETLERLKGETSYNLFRDYHAGLILDAAGRKADAEKRLKSAYDSEKTTLRLVDLWARMQARNGDFEAAAATYGEFDRLLPNHPIVRDGLARIAAKEAPPRQVGNAQQGAAEVLYGLASAGNRQGDEAAALLYLRLAIYLDPNHDLAILTLGDILERARQPEDAVAVYEKMPTTSPLRPNAEIQAGLALENLGKSEEAVKHLNALIAERPDDIDALSALGNIYRSRKLFQEAADTYDKAIAKIASPGRANWDLFYFRGIARERIKRWPEAEADLRKALELLPQPLGRERALVLNYLGYSLVDQHLKLDEALDMLRRAVELRPRDGYITDSLGWAYYRLGRYDEAARELERAMELRPSDPVINDHLGDVYWKTGRKLEAGFQWNHARDLSPEPEDLVKIKRKIERGMEDGPSANAVEPKDETEPKKDGG from the coding sequence TTGGCGTTGCTCCTGGCCTTGCCGGTCGGTGCGGCGGCGCAGGGCGCGACTCCCCGCAGCAGCGAACCGCCGGAAACCGCCGAAAGCCTCGAGGGCAATTATCTCGCCGCGATCGTGGCCGGGGCGGGCCGCGACCTCGGCGCGGCCTCGGTCTATCTGCGCGAGGCGATCAAGGGCGATCCGCAGAACAACGACCTTCTGGAGCGCGCTTTCGTCGCCTTCCTGGCCGATGGTGCGATGCAGGACGCCTTCCGCGCCGCTGACAAGCTGATCCAGCGCGATCCGAGCAACGGCCTGGCCCAGCTCGCCGTCGGCATCCGGGCGCTGAAGCAGAAGAGCTACCAGACCGCCCGCAACCATCTCCAGCGCGGCGGCCGCGGCCGTGCCGCCGACATCACCGCGACGCTGCTCTCGGCCTGGTCCTATCTCGGTTCCGGCCAGTCGACGCGCGCGATCGAGACGCTCGAGCGGCTGAAGGGCGAGACCTCCTACAATCTCTTCCGCGACTATCATGCGGGCCTGATTCTCGATGCCGCCGGCCGCAAGGCCGATGCCGAGAAGCGCCTGAAGAGCGCTTATGATTCGGAGAAGACGACGCTCCGCCTGGTCGATCTCTGGGCCCGCATGCAGGCGCGCAATGGCGATTTCGAGGCCGCCGCCGCGACCTATGGCGAATTCGACCGCCTGCTGCCGAATCACCCGATCGTCCGTGACGGCCTGGCCAGGATTGCCGCGAAGGAGGCTCCGCCCCGGCAGGTCGGCAACGCCCAGCAGGGCGCGGCCGAAGTGCTCTACGGGCTTGCCAGCGCCGGCAACCGCCAGGGCGATGAGGCGGCTGCGCTGCTCTATCTGCGGCTCGCCATCTATCTCGACCCGAATCACGACCTCGCCATCCTGACGCTGGGCGACATCCTGGAGCGCGCGCGCCAGCCCGAGGACGCCGTCGCGGTCTATGAGAAGATGCCGACGACCTCGCCGCTGCGTCCCAATGCCGAGATCCAGGCCGGGCTCGCGCTGGAGAATCTCGGCAAGTCCGAGGAGGCGGTGAAGCACCTCAACGCGCTGATCGCCGAGCGGCCGGACGATATCGACGCGCTGTCTGCGCTGGGAAACATCTACCGTTCGCGCAAGCTCTTCCAGGAGGCCGCCGACACCTACGACAAGGCCATCGCCAAGATCGCCTCGCCCGGCCGCGCCAACTGGGATCTGTTCTATTTCCGTGGCATCGCCCGCGAGCGCATCAAGCGCTGGCCCGAGGCCGAGGCCGATCTGCGCAAGGCGCTCGAACTCCTGCCCCAGCCACTCGGCCGCGAGCGCGCGCTGGTGCTGAACTATCTCGGCTATTCGCTGGTCGACCAGCACCTCAAGCTCGACGAGGCGCTCGACATGCTGCGTCGCGCCGTCGAGTTGCGCCCGCGCGACGGCTACATCACCGATTCGCTCGGCTGGGCCTATTACCGTCTCGGCCGCTATGACGAGGCAGCGCGCGAGCTCGAGCGCGCCATGGAATTGCGCCCCTCGGACCCGGTGATCAACGACCATCTCGGCGATGTCTACTGGAAGACCGGCCGCAAGCTCGAGGCGGGTTTCCAGTGGAACCATGCCCGCGACCTCAGCCCCGAACCCGAGGACCTGGTCAAGATCAAGCGCAAGATCGAGCGCGGGATGGAGGACGGTCCGTCCGCCAATGCGGTCGAGCCGAAGGACGAGACCGAGCCGAAGAAGGACGGCGGCTGA
- a CDS encoding electron transfer flavoprotein-ubiquinone oxidoreductase — MDLEQAQAEPRESMDYDVVIVGAGPAGLSAAIRLKQLDEAVSVVVVEKGAEVGAHILSGAVIDPVGLDALLPGWREDEACPLTTEVSEDIFYFLTEPNGIRLPNFGMPKLMNNHGNFVGSLGLVTKYLAARAEALGVEIYPGFAAAELLYNEDGSVAGIATGDMGIAKDGTVSERFTRGMELRGRYTLLGEGARGSLSKIAIRKFGLDAGREPQKYGIGLKEVWQVKPEKFHKGRVQHSFGWPLDNGTGGGSFLYHFDDNLVTVGFVVHLNYTNPTLSPFDEFQRFKTHPLIRDLFEGAKRLSYGSRAITEGGWQSVPKLTFPGGALIGCAAGFVNVPRIKGSHNAVLSGMMAAEKLVPALAGGRSHDEVVEIETSWRESAIGADLKPVRNVKPLWSKYGTLLGIGLGGIDMWLNQLFGWSPFGTLKHGKPDHATLKPLSEVKPIVYPKPDGKISFDKLSSVFLSSTNHEEDQPAHLKLTDPSIPIGKNLPLYGEPARLYCPAGVYEVVYADAEAKTEPRFVINAQNCVHCKTCDIKDPAQNITWTVPEGGGGPGYGNM, encoded by the coding sequence ATGGATCTCGAACAGGCACAGGCCGAACCGCGCGAAAGCATGGACTATGACGTCGTCATCGTCGGTGCCGGCCCCGCCGGGCTGTCGGCGGCGATCCGCCTGAAGCAGCTCGACGAAGCCGTCTCGGTCGTCGTCGTCGAGAAGGGTGCCGAGGTCGGCGCCCATATCCTGTCGGGCGCTGTGATCGACCCCGTCGGCCTCGATGCGCTGCTGCCGGGCTGGCGCGAAGACGAGGCCTGCCCGCTGACGACCGAGGTCAGCGAGGACATCTTCTACTTCCTGACCGAGCCCAACGGCATCCGCCTGCCGAATTTCGGCATGCCGAAGCTGATGAACAATCACGGCAATTTCGTCGGCTCGCTCGGCCTGGTGACGAAGTATCTCGCCGCCCGGGCGGAGGCGCTCGGCGTCGAGATCTATCCGGGCTTCGCTGCCGCCGAACTGCTCTACAATGAGGACGGCTCGGTCGCTGGCATCGCCACCGGCGACATGGGCATCGCCAAGGACGGCACGGTCTCGGAGCGCTTCACCCGCGGCATGGAATTGCGTGGCCGCTACACCCTGCTGGGCGAGGGTGCGCGCGGCTCGCTCTCGAAGATCGCGATCCGCAAGTTCGGCCTCGACGCCGGCCGCGAGCCGCAGAAATACGGCATCGGCCTGAAAGAGGTCTGGCAGGTCAAGCCGGAGAAGTTCCACAAGGGGCGCGTGCAGCACTCCTTCGGTTGGCCGCTCGACAACGGCACCGGCGGCGGCTCCTTCCTCTACCATTTCGACGACAACCTGGTCACGGTCGGCTTCGTCGTCCATCTCAATTATACCAACCCGACGCTCTCGCCCTTCGACGAGTTCCAGCGCTTCAAGACGCATCCGCTGATCCGCGACCTGTTCGAGGGCGCCAAGCGGCTTTCCTACGGCTCGCGTGCCATCACCGAGGGTGGCTGGCAGTCCGTACCGAAGCTGACCTTCCCGGGCGGCGCACTGATCGGCTGCGCGGCGGGCTTCGTCAACGTGCCGCGCATCAAGGGCAGCCACAACGCCGTCCTCTCCGGCATGATGGCGGCCGAGAAGCTGGTTCCGGCGCTGGCCGGCGGGCGCTCGCATGACGAGGTCGTCGAGATCGAGACGAGCTGGCGCGAGAGCGCCATCGGCGCGGATCTCAAGCCGGTGCGCAACGTCAAGCCGCTCTGGTCGAAATACGGCACCCTGCTCGGCATCGGGCTCGGCGGCATCGACATGTGGCTGAACCAGCTCTTCGGCTGGTCGCCCTTCGGCACGCTGAAGCACGGCAAGCCGGATCATGCGACGCTGAAGCCGCTCAGCGAGGTCAAGCCGATCGTCTATCCGAAGCCGGACGGCAAGATCTCGTTCGACAAGCTGTCCTCGGTCTTCCTCTCCTCGACCAATCACGAGGAGGACCAGCCGGCGCATCTGAAGTTGACCGACCCGTCGATCCCGATCGGCAAGAACCTGCCGCTCTATGGCGAGCCGGCGCGGCTCTACTGCCCGGCCGGCGTCTATGAGGTGGTCTACGCGGATGCCGAGGCGAAGACCGAGCCGCGCTTCGTGATCAACGCGCAGAACTGCGTCCACTGCAAGACCTGCGACATCAAGGACCCGGCCCAGAACATCACCTGGACGGTGCCCGAGGGCGGCGGCGGGCCGGGCTATGGGAATATGTGA
- a CDS encoding uracil-DNA glycosylase, translating to MSLTAAPDPAELVAWYADMGITEALDEAPHDQFSEPSHFAQPQPASDAPRARPTLPPRAGQAPVAIMRPNAAAATAPDDATLSARVLAQEATTLEALKEALAKFEGCALKATAKNLVFADGNPAGRVMIVGEAPGADEDRIGLPFVGRSGQLLDRMLAAIGLSRKDDVYIANLLPWRPPGNRTPTPQEVAICLPFIQRQIQLADPDILICIGGPSAQGLLGLSGILASRGKWLEYDTGTRRIRAMATLHPAYLLRQPLQKRLAWRDMRALKAALTAAGAPEQTAAQRVE from the coding sequence ATGTCCCTGACCGCCGCGCCCGATCCCGCCGAGCTTGTCGCCTGGTATGCCGATATGGGCATCACCGAGGCGCTGGATGAGGCGCCGCACGACCAATTTTCCGAACCCTCGCATTTCGCGCAACCGCAGCCCGCGAGCGACGCGCCGCGCGCTCGCCCCACGCTGCCGCCGCGCGCCGGGCAGGCTCCTGTCGCGATCATGCGCCCGAATGCCGCGGCCGCAACCGCGCCCGACGACGCCACGCTCAGCGCCAGGGTGCTGGCGCAGGAGGCAACGACGCTCGAGGCTCTGAAGGAGGCGCTGGCAAAATTCGAGGGCTGCGCGCTGAAGGCGACTGCGAAGAACCTCGTCTTCGCCGACGGCAATCCGGCCGGGCGCGTGATGATCGTCGGCGAGGCGCCGGGCGCCGACGAGGACCGCATCGGCCTGCCCTTCGTCGGGCGCTCGGGGCAATTGCTCGACCGGATGCTGGCGGCGATCGGGCTCAGCCGCAAGGACGACGTCTACATCGCCAATCTGCTGCCGTGGCGGCCGCCGGGCAATCGCACGCCGACGCCGCAGGAAGTGGCGATCTGCCTGCCCTTCATCCAGCGCCAGATCCAGCTCGCCGACCCCGACATCCTGATCTGCATCGGCGGGCCTTCGGCGCAGGGGCTGCTCGGCCTCAGCGGCATCCTGGCCTCGCGCGGCAAATGGCTGGAATACGACACCGGCACGCGGCGCATCCGCGCCATGGCGACGCTGCATCCGGCCTATCTGCTGCGCCAGCCGCTGCAGAAGCGCCTTGCCTGGCGCGACATGCGGGCGCTGAAGGCGGCGCTCACTGCGGCGGGGGCCCCGGAACAGACCGCGGCACAGCGGGTTGAATGA
- a CDS encoding neutral zinc metallopeptidase — protein sequence MQWEDYRQSDNLEDRRGGGGGGGGDFAGLPGGRGGLGIGTMVVLGLVGWALGIDPRLLIGGAELIGGIGGRQAPTQETRKSSGPPQDEMGRFVSAVLAQNEDVWSKLLPQQANMRYEPPRLVLFSRSDRSACGTAQSAMGPFYCPPDKRVYLDLSFFQEMQRKLGGGGDFAYAYVIGHEVGHHIQNLIGILPKANQLRERSSEREANAISVRIELQADCFAGVWAHNIQAMGRIDQGDIEEAMKTAAAIGDDMLQKASRGQVVPDSFTHGSSAQRQRWFNTGLKSGSMQSCDTFKAQQL from the coding sequence ATGCAGTGGGAAGATTATCGCCAGTCCGACAATCTCGAGGACCGGCGCGGTGGCGGCGGTGGCGGCGGCGGTGATTTCGCCGGCCTTCCCGGCGGTCGCGGGGGCCTCGGCATCGGCACCATGGTCGTGCTCGGCCTGGTCGGCTGGGCGCTCGGCATCGATCCGCGCCTGCTGATCGGCGGGGCGGAACTGATCGGCGGCATCGGCGGGCGGCAGGCGCCGACGCAGGAAACGCGGAAATCCTCCGGGCCGCCGCAGGACGAGATGGGCCGCTTCGTCTCGGCGGTGCTGGCGCAGAACGAGGATGTCTGGTCGAAGCTCCTTCCGCAGCAGGCCAACATGCGCTACGAGCCGCCGCGGCTCGTGCTGTTCTCGCGCTCCGACCGCTCGGCCTGCGGCACCGCGCAGTCTGCGATGGGGCCGTTCTACTGCCCGCCCGACAAGCGCGTCTATCTCGACCTTTCCTTCTTCCAGGAGATGCAGCGCAAGCTGGGTGGCGGCGGCGACTTCGCCTATGCCTATGTGATCGGCCATGAGGTCGGCCATCACATCCAGAACCTGATCGGCATCCTGCCCAAGGCGAACCAGCTCCGCGAGCGCTCCTCGGAGCGGGAGGCCAATGCGATCTCCGTGCGCATCGAACTGCAGGCCGACTGCTTCGCCGGCGTCTGGGCCCACAATATCCAGGCGATGGGGCGCATCGACCAGGGCGACATCGAGGAGGCGATGAAGACCGCCGCCGCGATCGGCGACGACATGCTGCAGAAGGCCTCGCGCGGACAGGTCGTGCCCGATTCCTTCACCCATGGCTCGTCGGCGCAGCGCCAGCGCTGGTTCAACACCGGGCTGAAAAGCGGCTCGATGCAGAGCTGCGATACGTTCAAGGCGCAGCAGTTGTAA
- a CDS encoding cupin domain-containing protein, with product MDIKRSGSQPSGKGPAEYFTGAVRIDPLFNPPEPARIATALVTFEPGARTAWHTHPLGQTLIVTAGCGWVQREGGSVEEVRAGDVVWFPPGEKHWHGATATTAMSHIALQEKLNGSPVDWLELVSDADYSG from the coding sequence ATGGACATCAAGCGCAGCGGCTCGCAGCCTTCCGGCAAGGGACCGGCAGAGTACTTCACGGGCGCCGTCCGCATCGACCCGCTGTTCAACCCGCCCGAGCCGGCCCGCATCGCGACCGCGCTGGTCACCTTCGAACCCGGCGCGCGAACCGCCTGGCACACCCACCCGCTCGGCCAGACCCTGATCGTGACGGCGGGCTGCGGCTGGGTGCAGCGCGAGGGGGGCTCCGTCGAGGAGGTCCGCGCCGGCGACGTCGTCTGGTTCCCACCCGGAGAAAAGCACTGGCATGGCGCCACCGCGACCACGGCCATGAGCCATATCGCGCTTCAGGAAAAGCTGAACGGCTCGCCCGTCGACTGGCTGGAGCTTGTCAGCGACGCGGATTACAGCGGCTGA
- a CDS encoding PA0069 family radical SAM protein, which produces MSVSVRVAPLDPLAHAGHRIDPERRRGRGATINPGGRYEAEQRISEDDGWGSLGELPAFKTEVTVEKPRTIITRNDSPDISFDRSINPYRGCEHGCVYCFARPSHAYLGLSPGLDFESKLTAKPDAALLLEKELAAASYQPRTIAIGTNTDAYQPIEKKLRIMRSILEVLERFNHPVGIVTKSALVQRDIDILSSMAAKGLAKVAISVTTLDPKVSRGMEPRAASPAKRLETIKALSDAGIPVTVLVAPIIPAINEHEIERILDAAKAAGAREAGYVLLRLPLEVKDLVQDWLLTHHPDKLRHVVSLIRSTRGGKDYDAAWGQRQVGSGPYAWMIGRRFEMAAERLGFNGARLRLRNDLFLKPEKEKAQLSLF; this is translated from the coding sequence ATGTCGGTTTCGGTGCGTGTCGCGCCGCTCGATCCGCTGGCCCATGCCGGCCATCGCATCGACCCCGAGCGGCGGCGCGGGCGCGGCGCGACGATCAATCCGGGCGGGCGCTACGAGGCCGAGCAGCGCATCAGTGAGGATGACGGCTGGGGTTCGCTCGGCGAGCTGCCAGCCTTCAAGACCGAGGTCACGGTCGAGAAGCCGCGCACGATCATTACGAGAAACGACTCGCCCGATATCTCGTTCGACCGCTCGATCAATCCCTATCGCGGCTGCGAACATGGCTGCGTCTACTGCTTCGCGCGGCCGAGCCATGCCTATCTCGGGCTGTCGCCGGGGCTCGATTTCGAGAGCAAGCTGACGGCCAAGCCCGATGCAGCCCTGCTGCTGGAGAAGGAATTGGCGGCGGCCTCGTACCAGCCGCGCACGATCGCGATCGGCACCAACACCGACGCCTACCAGCCGATCGAGAAGAAGCTCAGGATCATGCGTTCGATCCTGGAGGTGCTGGAGCGCTTCAACCATCCCGTCGGCATCGTGACGAAGTCCGCGCTGGTCCAGCGCGACATCGACATTCTCAGCTCCATGGCGGCCAAGGGGCTGGCCAAGGTCGCGATCTCGGTGACGACGCTCGACCCCAAGGTCTCGCGCGGCATGGAGCCGCGCGCCGCTTCGCCTGCCAAGCGGCTGGAGACGATCAAGGCGTTGTCGGACGCCGGCATCCCGGTGACCGTGCTGGTCGCCCCGATCATCCCGGCGATCAACGAACACGAGATCGAGCGCATCCTCGATGCGGCGAAGGCGGCAGGCGCGCGCGAGGCCGGCTATGTGCTGCTGCGGCTGCCGCTGGAGGTGAAGGACCTCGTGCAGGACTGGCTGCTGACCCACCACCCGGACAAGCTGCGCCATGTCGTCTCGCTGATCCGCTCGACGCGTGGCGGCAAGGATTACGACGCCGCCTGGGGGCAGAGGCAGGTGGGCTCCGGCCCCTATGCCTGGATGATCGGCCGGCGCTTCGAGATGGCGGCGGAGCGGCTCGGCTTCAACGGCGCGCGACTGCGCCTGCGCAACGACCTGTTCCTGAAGCCGGAGAAGGAAAAGGCGCAGTTGAGCTTGTTTTGA
- a CDS encoding ribonuclease HII: MVAHFQRETHAIAKGLWPLAGVDEVGRGPLAGPVVAAAVILDPAAVPAGLDDSKNLSAARREELFAVIAESALAIGIASATALEIDAINIRQATLLAMRRAVAALPLQPAGVLVDGNDPPVLACPCEAIIGGDALVASIAAASIVAKVTRDAMMARLCQRYPAYGFSAHAGYGTARHRAALLAHGPCPEHRYSFAPVKGVWRR, encoded by the coding sequence ATGGTCGCCCATTTCCAGCGTGAGACGCATGCCATCGCGAAGGGGCTCTGGCCGCTCGCCGGGGTCGACGAGGTCGGGCGCGGGCCGCTGGCCGGGCCGGTGGTGGCGGCTGCCGTGATCCTCGATCCGGCCGCGGTTCCCGCCGGGCTCGACGATTCGAAGAACCTCAGCGCGGCCAGGCGCGAGGAGCTCTTCGCCGTCATCGCCGAATCGGCGCTCGCCATCGGCATCGCCAGCGCGACCGCCCTCGAGATCGACGCCATCAACATCCGGCAGGCGACATTGCTGGCGATGCGCCGCGCCGTGGCGGCGCTGCCGCTGCAGCCGGCGGGCGTGCTGGTCGACGGCAACGATCCGCCGGTGCTGGCCTGCCCCTGCGAGGCGATCATCGGCGGCGATGCGCTGGTCGCCTCGATCGCGGCGGCCTCGATCGTTGCCAAGGTGACACGCGACGCGATGATGGCGCGGTTGTGCCAGCGTTATCCCGCCTATGGCTTCTCGGCCCATGCCGGCTATGGCACCGCAAGGCACCGCGCGGCGCTGCTGGCGCACGGCCCCTGCCCCGAGCATCGCTACTCGTTCGCGCCGGTGAAGGGCGTCTGGCGGCGCTGA
- a CDS encoding site-specific DNA-methyltransferase — protein sequence MGILRTGTTSAAVRIQVPRTGRPALQSPIKSARIKAAGLPPELPLDQVIVGDCVAAIERLPAASVDLVFADPPYNLQLGGDLRRPDDSLVDAVDDDWDKFSSFSEYDAFTRAWLAACRRVLKPDGALWVIGSYHNIFRVGSILQDLGFWMLNDIVWRKANPMPNFRGRRFTNAHETLIWAARGEASKYTFHYEALKGGNDDLQMRSDWYLPLCTGEERLKDGAGTKVHPTQKPEALLARVMLSASNPGDVILDPFFGTGTTGAVAKALGRRFIGIERETIYAEAARKRIAGIEPLPPEAFATAPSKRSEPRVPFLSLVEAGLVKAGEAVTDEKRRHKAIIRADGTLMLGPAVGSIHKVGALAQGLPSCNGWTFWHVERPAGLMLLDNLRAEIRAQMAA from the coding sequence ATGGGTATTTTGCGTACCGGGACCACCAGCGCCGCCGTCCGGATTCAAGTTCCGCGTACCGGACGGCCCGCGCTGCAGTCACCGATCAAGTCTGCCCGGATCAAGGCTGCCGGGCTTCCGCCCGAACTCCCGCTCGATCAGGTCATCGTCGGCGACTGCGTCGCTGCGATCGAGCGCCTGCCGGCGGCCAGCGTCGACCTCGTCTTCGCCGACCCTCCCTATAATCTCCAGCTCGGCGGCGATCTGCGCCGGCCCGACGACAGTCTCGTCGATGCCGTCGACGACGATTGGGACAAGTTCTCGTCCTTTTCCGAATACGACGCCTTCACCCGCGCCTGGCTGGCCGCCTGTCGCCGCGTGCTGAAGCCCGACGGCGCGCTCTGGGTCATCGGCAGCTATCACAACATCTTCCGCGTCGGCTCGATCCTGCAGGATCTCGGCTTCTGGATGCTGAACGACATCGTCTGGCGCAAGGCCAACCCGATGCCGAATTTCCGCGGCCGGCGCTTCACCAACGCGCATGAGACGCTGATCTGGGCAGCGCGCGGCGAAGCCTCGAAATACACCTTCCATTACGAGGCGCTGAAGGGCGGCAATGACGACCTGCAGATGCGCTCGGACTGGTACCTGCCGCTGTGCACCGGCGAGGAGCGCCTGAAGGACGGCGCGGGCACCAAGGTGCATCCGACGCAGAAGCCGGAAGCGCTTCTGGCGCGCGTCATGCTCTCGGCCAGCAATCCCGGCGACGTGATCCTCGACCCGTTCTTCGGCACCGGCACGACAGGCGCCGTCGCCAAGGCGCTCGGCCGCCGCTTCATCGGCATCGAGCGCGAGACAATCTATGCCGAGGCGGCCCGCAAGCGCATCGCCGGCATCGAACCCCTGCCGCCCGAGGCCTTCGCGACCGCGCCCTCCAAGCGCAGCGAGCCGCGCGTGCCGTTCCTGAGCCTGGTCGAGGCCGGTCTGGTCAAGGCCGGCGAGGCGGTCACTGACGAGAAGCGGCGCCACAAGGCGATCATCCGCGCCGATGGCACCTTGATGCTGGGACCGGCGGTCGGCTCGATCCACAAGGTCGGGGCGCTGGCGCAGGGCCTGCCGAGTTGCAATGGCTGGACCTTCTGGCATGTCGAGCGCCCGGCCGGCCTGATGCTGCTCGACAATCTGCGGGCTGAGATCAGGGCACAGATGGCCGCCTGA
- a CDS encoding peptidoglycan-binding protein, whose translation MAAILKLGSTGPEVKTLQDALNAKQKPKPPLVPDGRFGNLTRTAVKAFQKANWLVEDGEAGPATKACLYDTEAFAPILHKVPFIAQPTNTTCWATSTAMMKKSTVPIIVARTPPDMIASDGGLLNSSESDQAIVTGTRYGKVHGLRCNAPQSWSVETLKQALTRGPLMFDMLWNVGEYTAGRGSPGHMIVVVGMRGDGEADGTGTTLRIHDPWPPNRGKIYSKGYAKWAGELPTMTYRVFELL comes from the coding sequence ATGGCGGCGATCCTGAAACTCGGCTCGACGGGTCCGGAGGTCAAAACCCTCCAGGACGCCCTGAATGCCAAACAGAAGCCCAAGCCGCCGCTCGTGCCCGACGGCCGTTTCGGCAACCTGACACGCACGGCGGTGAAAGCCTTCCAGAAGGCGAACTGGCTGGTCGAGGATGGCGAGGCCGGGCCCGCGACGAAGGCCTGCCTCTACGACACGGAAGCCTTCGCGCCGATCCTGCACAAGGTGCCCTTCATCGCCCAGCCGACGAACACGACCTGCTGGGCGACATCGACCGCGATGATGAAGAAATCGACGGTGCCGATCATCGTCGCCAGGACGCCGCCGGACATGATCGCCTCCGATGGCGGGCTGCTGAACTCGTCGGAAAGCGACCAGGCGATCGTCACCGGCACACGCTACGGCAAGGTCCACGGCCTGCGCTGCAACGCGCCGCAGTCTTGGTCGGTCGAGACGCTGAAACAGGCGCTGACACGCGGCCCGCTGATGTTCGACATGCTCTGGAATGTCGGCGAATACACCGCCGGTCGCGGCAGCCCGGGCCATATGATCGTCGTGGTTGGCATGCGCGGCGACGGCGAGGCGGACGGGACCGGAACGACACTGCGCATCCACGACCCCTGGCCGCCCAACCGCGGCAAGATCTACTCCAAGGGCTATGCGAAATGGGCCGGCGAGCTGCCCACGATGACCTATCGCGTCTTCGAACTGCTATAG